CAGGCTTCTCCCGAACATGAAGAAGAATACGAGCGTATCATTCAACGTTTGAAAAGCGATTTACGAAAAGTCCGAATGTCAGATGGTGAAAACGAGTGGAGACAATTTGAGCGTAAATTAGTTCGTGGTCGTAAAATACGACGGGTATGGTATTATGCGGCTGTGATTTCGGTGGGGATAACCGTTTTATTTGGCGTGTTACCCTTGTCGAGGCCTGATCACGTTCTCCCGTTGGCACAAATCGAGAGTAAAGGAATAAAAGAGAGTAAAGCGATTCTGATACTGGGAGACGGGAGAGAAATAAATCTTACGGATACAACTGGTAATGTCCTGGTTGAGAACGAGGAAGTGAAAGTTTCCGCATTGAATAATATGATAAGATACGATGAAAAGGAGGTAACAAACTCGCTCACAGAAGAATATAATACTTTGATTATCCCTCGTGGCGGAGAATACGAGTTGGAGTTAGCTGACGGAACCCGCGTGTGGCTTAATTCGGAATCAAAACTGGTTTATCCCGTTCGTTTTACTGGTAACTCCCGGGAAGTACAGATGGAAGGAGAAGTTTGTTTTCAGGTGGCGAAGAACGAGAAACAGCCGTTTGTCGTGAAAACAAAAGATGTGGCGGTGAAAGTACTGGGGACATTCTTTAACGTGGAGGCTTATCCTGAAAAGAAAGATGTGATTACCACGCTCGTGGAGGGCCGAATTA
The window above is part of the Butyricimonas paravirosa genome. Proteins encoded here:
- a CDS encoding FecR family protein, with product MDMELEKRYRIAEWIAEQIAGILSEEEQALLEDWRQASPEHEEEYERIIQRLKSDLRKVRMSDGENEWRQFERKLVRGRKIRRVWYYAAVISVGITVLFGVLPLSRPDHVLPLAQIESKGIKESKAILILGDGREINLTDTTGNVLVENEEVKVSALNNMIRYDEKEVTNSLTEEYNTLIIPRGGEYELELADGTRVWLNSESKLVYPVRFTGNSREVQMEGEVCFQVAKNEKQPFVVKTKDVAVKVLGTFFNVEAYPEKKDVITTLVEGRINVSDGERERVVEPGQQIIATGDELLVKQVRAEEFVSWTRGVCFFTDTSLEQIMEKLSRWYDVEVVFTHPSLRDAHFTLEIKRYDNISDVLVRIEKTERVKFRVEGNVVTVDE